In Peromyscus maniculatus bairdii isolate BWxNUB_F1_BW_parent chromosome 9, HU_Pman_BW_mat_3.1, whole genome shotgun sequence, one genomic interval encodes:
- the LOC102909281 gene encoding olfactory receptor 11H4 yields the protein MSFFFIYLDPMNRSATHVVTEFVLLGFPGSWKTQIFLFVLFLVVYVLTLLGNGAIICAVRCDSRLHTPMYFLLGNFAFLEIWYVSSTVPNILANVLSKTKAISFSGCFLQFYFFFSLGTTECLFLAVMAYDRYLAICRPLHYPAIMTRRRCGILVSSCWLIGFLGYPVPIFSISQLPFCGSNIIDHFLCDMDPLMALSCAPAPITEFIFYAQSSLVLFCTVAYILRSYVLLLRAVFQVPSAAGRLKAFSTCGSHLAVVSLFYGTVMVMYVSPTYGIPTLMQKILTLVYSVMTPLFNPLIYSLRNKDMKLALRNVLLGMRIVKNV from the coding sequence ATGtcttttttcttcatatatttagATCCCATGAACAGATCAGCAACACATGTTGTGACTGAATTTGTTCTCCTGGGATTCCCTGGCTCTTGGAAGACACAAATTTTCCTCTTCGTGTTGTTTCTGGTGGTTTATGTCTTGACCTTGCTGGGAAATGGAGCCATCATCTGTGCTGTAAGATGTGACTCACGTCTACACACCCCCATGTACTTCCTCCTGGGAAATTTTGCCTTCCTTGAAATCTGGTATGTTTCCTCCACTGTTCCTAACATACTAGCCAATGTTCTCTCTAAGACCAAGGCCATCTCATTTTCAGGATGCTTCCTCcagttctatttcttcttttcactGGGTACAACTGAATGTCTCTTCCTGGCAGTAATGGCTTATGATAGGTACCTGGCCATTTGCCGCCCATTACACTACCCTGCCATCATGACTAGGAGGCGTTGTGGCATACTGGTGTCTTCATGCTGGCTCATTGGATTCCTTGGGTACCCAGTCCCTATCTTCTCCATCTCCCAACTCCCCTTCTGTGGTTCTAATATCATTGATCACTTCCTCTGTGACATGGACCCGTTGATGGCTTTGTCCTGTGCCCCGGCTCCTAttactgaatttattttttatgcccAAAGTTCCCTTGTCCTCTTTTGCACTGTTGCGTACATTCTTCGATCCTATGTTTTGTTGCTCAGGGCTGTTTTTCAGGTTCCCTCTGCAGCTGGCCGACTAAAGGCCTTCTCTACCTGTGGTTCTCATTTGGCTGTGGTCTCACTCTTCTATGGGACAGTGATGGTCATGTATGTGAGTCCTACATATGGCATCCCAACTTTGATGCAGAAGATCCTTACACTTGTATATTCTGTAATGACTCCTCTCTTTAATCCTCTGATTTATAGCCTTCGTAATAAGGACATGAAACTTGCTCTGAGAAATGTTCTGTTAGGAATGAGAATTGTCAAAAATGTATGA